A genome region from Sulfurirhabdus autotrophica includes the following:
- the aprB gene encoding adenylyl-sulfate reductase subunit beta, with amino-acid sequence MPTYVRTDKCDGCKGQDKTACMYICPHDLMMLDKDGSATGHAMKAYNQEPEQCWECYSCVKICPQQAIEVRHYADIVPLGGSVQPLRGSDSIMWTIKFRNGTLKRFKFPIRTTPEGSINPYGGKPEAKMENITKTGFFNQENGYRAGNPAELIRK; translated from the coding sequence ATGCCAACATACGTTCGCACAGATAAATGTGACGGCTGTAAAGGTCAAGATAAAACAGCTTGCATGTACATTTGCCCGCATGACTTGATGATGCTTGATAAAGATGGTTCTGCTACCGGTCATGCAATGAAAGCATACAACCAAGAGCCAGAGCAGTGCTGGGAATGTTATTCCTGCGTAAAGATTTGCCCACAACAAGCAATTGAAGTTCGTCACTACGCTGACATCGTTCCATTGGGCGGTTCTGTTCAGCCACTACGTGGTTCAGATTCCATCATGTGGACCATCAAATTCCGTAATGGTACATTGAAGCGCTTCAAGTTCCCTATCCGTACTACACCTGAAGGCTCTATTAATCCTTACGGTGGCAAACCAGAAGCAAAAATGGAAAATATTACTAAAACCGGTTTCTTTAACCAAGAAAATGGCTACCGTGCGGGCAACCCTGCTGAATTGATTCGCAAGTAA